AGGCTTCAGGGAGGAGTCTGATGTGAAGTTCTGCTGCAGGAGTCTGTTTCACTTGTGCACAgacagcactggatacaactcaTATTCTAGACCATTCAAAAGTATGCAAACAGAGTTTTAAGAAACAGTAAAGCCTACTTTCAAGATTAACTTGAGAACTGGAGTTGTGGCTTCCAAGTGCCTTAGATGGGACTGAAACTTTCACTGTAAATATAAACATTACTTCTGAGAAGTACTATGCTTAAACCTGATCCATTCCTCACCCCACTCCCCTCTTCTACGTAGTCATGTGCTCCTTCCAAGACTCAACCAGAATCTGTTTTTTCAGTAGTTTATCATTTTTACCACCTACCCTAATAACCTTCTCCCATGAACTGCTGCACAGGCCAAGCAGATCACAGGGTGGTACAGAAGAATGCAGTGTAATGTTACAATTGGTGGCCTTTGCCAGCATGTCTGGACCAAGTGCCACTCCAGGTCTGTGGTACCAATACCCATCTCTTCCCCAACCTGCCTCATACTCATGGCAAAGACAGATTTTAGTGTCTCTTACACCCACTTCCCCTTGTATTGCATCACAAGGATTTCAGAGGGTGAGGCAGACATATGGAGACAAGTAGAAGCATGAACCAGCTTCATATAAGCCCTAGGCACCCGTAGGGGAGGCCTTCTCTagctatacactggtacctcggtctacgaacggtCCTGTTAACGAACACTTCGGACAACGatctccgcaaaaccagaagtaggagTTCTGGTTAGCGGACTTTGCCCTGGAAGCCGAACGGAAGCCGAAcaccagcggtgggaggcctcattagggaaagtgcgcacctcggtttaagaacgctttggtctaagaatggacctctggaacagattgtttgcaacccgagcactATACACTGCTGCAGGGGCAGAAGGATCTACTTACACTGTTGCAGGTATCTCACAGAATAAGGTGCTAGCTGTATGCACATAGGAAATATAGACTGAGaggttattgtattgtatttattatgttttattatgatgtTTTTGTATCGGATCAGATTAAGGTCTGTGTTCTTTTGTGGTGTATCTTTTgttgctgtaaactgccttgtgaatagtaatatagaaaggcagcatacatattaaaagtgaaatgtaaaaatgaaaatagaagatGGCTAGTGTAGTGATTTGACAGAACTCCTTCCTCTGCCAGGCTTACATCAGAGATCTCTGAAGCATGTAAATAACACACCGTCCATTGTTTCCAATTTAGGGAAGTGAGCCGTGCTGTGAAGATTTTCAATTTTGAACAAGAAGAGGAACATGAAACGATTCAGATGATCAAGAATAAGGTGGGAGAAAACTGCAATTAGCAGAAAGacctagattattatttttttgtaggaGTAACGAATTCAGAAATATATTATGAATACTCCCCCTGTCCAAGGATGTTCAATTATagctgatgggggggggacacctgcttccctccccctaaaatcagactttttgcagtaagcaATGGAGGAAGTCTAAACCTGAGAGATAACACTAGTGAGATACCACTTGCTTTGACACATCCTCTTATCTCCCTAAACACAGATCATAATGAACATTAATTAAAATAGCCATTATCATCAAATCTTGCTGCAGACCGatcaggacaaatgctcaataaataggtcatctggaagtgcccTTACTTTCACATAAAATCTTCATGTTCTGGAGGTGGCATGGTTCTGTGAAAACTGGACCACATGGCTTCTTGCACTTAGATCTAGCAGCTTATAGAGCAATTAGCTGTAATGCCCCATTTTGTCCCTCTACCCTTCTAGGAGGGCTAatgtgttaccgtatttttcgtcccataggacgctccgtcccataggacgcacctaggttttttggggccatttttttcctttatttcccccccaaaagcaggtcggggaaaccgaaccaggtcgaggaacagcgagaactcctgcagggctccccacgctgcggatgtatgcccggcgcgctctgcttcagggtgccccgcgcgccgggcggcaagctgctatccgcagcgtggggatcctgcggggaactcctgcagggctccccacgctgcgaatgtatgcccggcgcgaggggcgctctgcttcagggtgccccgcccgccgggcggcaggctgctatctgcagcgtggggagccctgcggggaactcccacagggctgcctagtctgtggatgtgttcccgaagcaccgggcgctctgctttcagggcgcccgacgctccgggaagcaggctactgcgctgaaagcagagcgcccggcgctcccagaagcaggctactatccgcagcctagatagccctgcgggacctcccgcagggctgcctaggctgcgggtgtcttcctgaagcctggagagcgagaggggtcggtgcgcaccgacccctctcgctctccaagcttcagcgaaagcctgcccataggacgcacccagatttccccttcatttttggaggggaaaaagtgcgtcctatagggcaaaaaatatggtagtttcagCTCTAGTCTTACATCCTGGAGGTTAAGGAAACTAGGAATCTTACTGAAGAGTTAAGCTCTGGCTTGTTAGGGCACACAGGGCTCTGGGCAGTCTTAATGCAACTGTCTAGGCTCTCTGAAGCCCAGTCATACCATTACTAATTTTTCATATCACAACTGGCTCCTACCAGCCCCTGAAAAAGAAGTGGAGGCAATGTATGTCAATATATAAACCAGAAAGAATTGTGGAAAGCAGACATAGACATCAGTCATGAAGGTGAAAAACATTTAGCAGTCCTACTTTCCAAATCTGCCCCACTCTGTCCCTATTTAGGTAAGAGCATATTGTTTCGATCTGGTCAACTAGAATTAAGTTCTGCTGAATGGAGCACCTAGTGACAAGTGATCTACCCTTCTACAAGGGCTGGTGCATTAGTTTCACCTTAAGTCTTACATCCCCAAGACTACAGAATTTCAATCTTTGGGCTACTGATCGTTGTATTTTTGGTTTTAGTACATTGGATTTGGTTTGTTTCCATTGTGCACCACCTGGACAAGTTTTTACATGACAAGTGGCACgtaattttaacaaaaataacTATTTCTGATGCAGGTTGCCACATTAAGCCAAAAAGACTTGGTAATTGAGAAAGTGCTCAAAATTAAGGAGATAACAAAGAACACGTGGCAGGAAGCCCACCGCATCTATCGAGAGAAGGGAGACGTCTTTGCCTACAGTTCAATAAGGGACATCTTCCTTGATGTTGTTCAAGATATTTTCACTGGTAAATCAGGGTGGTGGGGAAAGCAGTTTGGTAGAATGCTCATTTGCTTTTgcgtatttatttttttcttttttcagaaagGGTGCTCGGCACAAACTTTAaagtaggggtggggaactggatctggctggCAGGCTGATTCTAGTACTGGTTCACCATCCAGAGACCACTCTTGGGAAGGGCAGTCCACACAGTTGTCAAGTCATGTGACATATGATGTAGGGCAATTCCACAtcaaaggaagaatcaggagcATTCTCATTTTAGTCCAAGGCATGGATACAAGGATTCCTGCCAAAGGTGAGGCTTGTATTCTGCAATGCATTTAAATTTAGGTCTGGATGCAAACCTCATTTTTGGGAAGAATTTACTAAATTGTAcattttttttgttgctgcaacTTGCTCTAGGGCTTTATGATGAAGGATGGGTAATAACATTTCACAGAAAGTAAAAGTGTAGCTGTAGGAGTAGGTCCTACAGATACGAAGTCGTCCACCTAAGTGTATGAGGAATTGAAATTTGTCCATTTTGCTAAGGCTGCTTtgatcagctttttaaaaaatccagtgtTGATGTACTCATTGTGTTAAAATACTGCTTTCAGTTGACAGCTTTGCGTCTATGTGTCATGTTGAAATGCTTATCTAcaccaaaacaaaaaagcattcaCTATCCTTGGTacgttttgttttgctttacagAAATAAGTGTTCCATATTCAAACAGCTTAGGATCCTGCACCTGTAAAATATGTAGGATTAGCTTCAATGAATTTATAGAAATGTTGTGTAATTAAACTGTCACCTAGTCATATTTCTGTGTGCACACAGATCTATGGCTACCAGTTGTATTAGATACAGTCACTGTATATTTTAATTTCTAATCAAACACACAATTTAAACATCCCTGTTAGAAATattgtatttattatatttaaatattGGATGATCTTATTTTGCCAAAGGAAAAGAAACTTATTTACACTTCTGCAAACTTCATTGAAATGAAGGTCTTCATCACCCTTAATTTGATCTACGAATAAAAAAGAGCTGGCTTACAAATTAACAGTGTTGTTCTGGGTAGCCAATTTGATGGCATCCAAATGTCACTAGAgtacacccatcatccctgggcattGGTTATGCCAGGTGGGGCAGAAGGGAGATGGTGcttggaaacatctggagggtatcatGTTGGCTGAGTCTGGACCAGATGTACTATGTACACAATTCTGCATTTTAATAGGCAGATAGCATCAATCTGTTTGTAGTTAAACTaacaggtatttttttttttcctATTCAGAAAGCTTTCAATGTCCAAGCAGGAAGTTCTCAGAGGTTTGGACTGCTATCTTAAATATCCTAGTAAGTACAATAGAAGACTATTCTTCCAACACATTTATTTTGATCATATTTAACATGTTATACAGACAGCAGAGGGTTCTTGGTAATCAACAATCCCTTCTCAAATAAGACTGTGGCCAAGGCAATTTTGTCATCCAGCGTAGCACAAGGAAGGTCTTCCACACTGACATACTTTGGATAGGAAGAAAGCAAAAATTCAATAGCATCTGTATGTTCAGGCTCTATTTCACAGTATCTGGGCTCCTCCTTGTGGTACACCCTTGAATTTTCTGCAGTATAATACAGCAATGTGGCATCTCCTTCATTGCACAATCTGACAATTCCATACTGAAGCAGCCGTACCTGTGTCTTTTTCTTCAACTGGACATCAAGATTTTGGACATTTCCATTTTCCCACTGTGCTGGATGTCCATACACACTCAATGCCTTTTCGCTGTCAGTCAGCACTGGCGGGAGGCAGTCATGAAGAAAAGCCTTGGCTTTTTGATCCACAGCAGCATCAACTGGTGCAAAATCCATTAGTTTGGTTATTAGTGTTCTGATCTTTTGCATAAAGGCATCTCGGCGAGGATCAACAACATCCGAGTTCAGGACTCCCATGTATTCCAGGTAGTCTGTGGGTAGCCCACGGCGATAGTCCACATCCTCTTCAACGGCCATCTGCAGTGCTGCAGGAAGGAGCTTTTCTAACAGGTCTCCCCAGGAGTTTCGCTGGTATGAGGATACTGTTATATGGAGGGAATGTGCATCTGGGAGACAGTCACCTTGGTGGATGAACCCCCGGGGGAAATAGAGCAAGTCTCCAGCTTCTAATACAGTCTCCAGAATGGGTTCTCCAATCTCCTCCTGGCTAAAGTTGCTACTCGAAAACTGAGGCAACACCTCCGCCTCTTTCCTCGGGCTGTAAACCCGCCAATGCTTCTTTCCTTCCAGCTGGATCACAAAGGCTTCAATGTCGTCATAGTGAGGAGCAAAGCCCTGCGTACCAGCAGGG
The nucleotide sequence above comes from Podarcis raffonei isolate rPodRaf1 chromosome 1, rPodRaf1.pri, whole genome shotgun sequence. Encoded proteins:
- the RIOX1 gene encoding ribosomal oxygenase 1 → MELLHQPRVSALSAYRSAVQLGDRELPPRPRPGLSVSLRRHKAKKRPSKRALAAEDCAEAPGAANGDPPRDARPVPDAAVKLAKRRRMNANSRDAATSKRERGLVSGESPAPAPHKEKKAPSPQRPFMGCQLQRLLQELGQVQHSRQRAAKLFEWLIAPTSPRHFFDRYWEKKPLLLQRHNPGYYQGLFSTAEFDAILRDSDVRFGVNLDVTSYEDGKRETHNPEGRALPAVVWDFYRNGCSLRMLNPQAFSFTLWQFLSILQEQFNSMVGANTYLTPAGTQGFAPHYDDIEAFVIQLEGKKHWRVYSPRKEAEVLPQFSSSNFSQEEIGEPILETVLEAGDLLYFPRGFIHQGDCLPDAHSLHITVSSYQRNSWGDLLEKLLPAALQMAVEEDVDYRRGLPTDYLEYMGVLNSDVVDPRRDAFMQKIRTLITKLMDFAPVDAAVDQKAKAFLHDCLPPVLTDSEKALSVYGHPAQWENGNVQNLDVQLKKKTQVRLLQYGIVRLCNEGDATLLYYTAENSRVYHKEEPRYCEIEPEHTDAIEFLLSSYPKYVSVEDLPCATLDDKIALATVLFEKGLLITKNPLLSV